The Carassius gibelio isolate Cgi1373 ecotype wild population from Czech Republic chromosome B22, carGib1.2-hapl.c, whole genome shotgun sequence genome window below encodes:
- the LOC127986966 gene encoding SLAM family member 9, translating to MSLSRKTFSFILCLQLIMNGMFDDKEKKKSLSVMEGDSVTLCTDVTKIQKNDLILWMYSINNSDTRIAEMYKQVISIYDNNEIFRNRLQMDYHSGSLTITNIRTEHSGLYKLTVIGGGVIYKSFTVNVHAHLPIPVILTNYPNCSSSSSGHSSVSNCSLLCSAVNVSAVTLSWYKGNSLLSSISVSDLSISLSLPLEVEYQEKNIYSCVINNPITNQTTHLENMKLCQTCSEQQRSYVTVPIVVGVMLVLIVAVPVGLKYCNSKTIQARQEGKYY from the exons ATGAGTCTTTCTCGGAAAACCTTTTCATTCATTCTGTGTTTACAGCTGATTATGAATG GTATGTTTgatgataaagaaaaaaagaagtcactatcagtgatggagggagattctgtgaCTCTATGTACTGACGttactaaaatacaaaaaaatgatcTGATACTGTGGATGTATAGCATTAACAATTCAGACACTCGGATAGCTGAAATGTATAAACAGGTCATCTCTATATatgataataatgaaatattcagAAACAGACTACAGATGGATTATCATTCAGGATCTCTCACCATAACAAACATCAGAACTGAACATTCTGGACTTTATAAACTAACCGTGATTGGTGGAGGGGTCATATACAAGAGTTTCACTGTTAATGTCCATG CTCATCTACCCATTCCTGTCATTCTCACAAACTATCCAAactgttcttcatcatcatctggaCACTCATCGGTGTCCAATTGTTCACTGCTCTGTTCAGCTGTGAATGTGAGtgctgtgactctctcctggtacaaaggaaacagtttattgtccagcatcagtgtgtctgatctcagcatcagtctctctctacctctggaggtggaatatcaggagaaaaacatctacagctgtgtgatcaacaatcccatcacaaaccagaccacacatctggagaaCATGAAACTCTGTCAGACATGTTCAG AACAGCAGCGTTCATATGTTACAGTGCCAATAGTTGTTGGTGTGATGCTGGTCCTGATTGTAGCTGTACCTGTAGGTCTGAAATACTGTAACAGCAAGACAATACAAGCTAGACAGGAGGGCAAGTATTACTAA